The Stutzerimonas stutzeri RCH2 genomic interval AAGGCTACGACCCCTACGTCGAGGCCGGCAGCGAGGTGCAGTTCTACGGCTACGGCGACAAGAAGGCGATCATCTTCGCGCTGCCCTATGACGTGCCGGCCGAAGTGCCGGATAAGGACTACCCCTTCTGGCTCAGCACCGGACGGGTTCTCGAGCATTGGCACACCGGCAGCATGACCCAGCGGGTCGACGAACTGCACCAGGCGGTGCCCGATGCGCTCGTCTACATGCACCCGGAGGACGCGCGCAAGCTCAATGCCCGGCGAGGCAGCGTGGTGAAGGTCATCAGCCGGCGCGGAGAAATGCAGGCACGGATCGAGACTCGCGGTCGTAACAAGCCACCGATGGGCCTGGTCTTCGTACCGTTCTTCGACGCCAACAAGCTGATCAACAAAGTCACCCTCGACGCCACCGACCCGATCTCCAAGCAGACCGATTACAAGAAATGCGCCGTGAAGATCGAAGTGGTCAGCATCGCCTGAGAGGAGAGTCGCCATGAAATTTCGTTTACTGCCGCTGACTCTGCTTGCGGTGTTCGGCCTGGCCATCGCTGCCGAAACCAACTATCCGCTGGACGCTCCGGCCCCGGACGGACGCCGCCCAGGCGGGACCATCACCCAGGAGTTCACCCCACCGAAGCTGCATGACGAGGAGAACAAGGACATCCGGCGCGAGCGCAACTATCCGGAGCAACCGCCGACCATCCCGCACAGCATCCGCGGTTATCACGTCGACAAGAATGCCAACAAATGCCTGAGCTGCCACAGCAGGGCCAACAGCGCACGCGCCCAGGCGCCGATGATCAGCATCACCCACTACACCGACCGCGACCAGCAGACCCTGGCAGCCGTCGCACCGCGGCGCTATTTCTGCACGCAATGTCACGTGCCACAGCATGATGTGAAGCCGCTGGTGGAAAACCGCTTCAAGAACATCGACGAGCTGCTGTACCGGGAAACCTCACCATCCACCAGCGGAAACTGAGGGGGCCTGGATGAAGTCGATCAAGTCGTTTTTCAAACGCTACTGGGGCGTTCTACGCCGACCCAGCGTCCATTACAGCCTGGGCGCGCTGACGCTCGGTGGTTTCATCGCCGGGATCATCTTCTGGGGCGGTTTCAACACCGCGCTGGAAGCCACTAACACGGAGGCCTTCTGCATTTCTTGTCACGAGATGGAAGACAACGTGTACATGGAGATCAAGGACACCATTCACTACAGCAACCGCTCGGGCGTACGGGCAACCTGTCCGGACTGCCACGTACCGCACAAGTGGACCGACAAGATCGCGCGCAAGATGCAGGCCTCCAAGGAGGTCTGGGGCACGATTTTCGGCACCATCAACACGCGCGAGAAATTCCTCGACAAGCGTCGGGAGCTGGCAGAGCACGAGTGGGCGCGCCTGAAGGCCAACGATTCGCTGGAATGCCGCAACTGCCATGACTTCGGCTTCATGGACTTCACCCGGCAAGGCAAGCGGGCATCGGAGTTCCACTCCACCGCCCTGGCCAATGGCGAAGCGACCTGCATCGATTGCCACAAGGGCATCGCGCACAAGCTGCCCGATATGCGGGGAGTGCCGGGCTGGTGATAGCGAGATAGGTGCCACGCCGCCTCGCGGCGTGGCGTCTTTTCCAGAGCAGCAACAAAAAAGCCCTGACCGATGGCCAGGGCTTTTTCATGCGTAGCGTAATCAGGCCTTGGGCAGCGTCACGCCGCGCTGGCCCTGGTATTTGCCGCCGCGATCGCGGTAGGACACTTCACACTCTTCGTCAGATTCAAGAAACAGCATCTGCGCCACGCCTTCGTTCGCATAGATCTTCGCCGGCAGCGTGGTGGTGTTGGAAAATTCCAGCGTCACGTGCCCTTCCCACTCAGGCTCCAGCGGCGTGACGTTGACGATGATGCCGCAGCGCGCGTAGGTGCTCTTGCCAAGGCAGATGGTCAGCACATTGCGCGGAATGCGGAAGTACTCGACGGTACGCGCCAAGGCGAAGGAGTTCGGCGGAATGATGCAGACGTCGCTCTTGATGTCGACGAAGCTTTTCTCGTCGAAGTTCTTCGGGTCGACCGTCGCTGAGTTGATGTTGGTGAACACCTTGAATTCATCGGCGCAGCGCACATCGTAGCCGTAGCTCGAGACACCGTAGGAAATCAGCCGATCATTGCCTTCGGTGCGCACCTGGCGCTCGACGAAGGGCTCGATCATGCCGTGTTCCTGGGCCATGCGGCGAATCCACTTGTCCGATTTGATGCTCATGGCTGGCGTCCTGAATAGCTGAAGTTGGGCGTGCGAAGACGCGCATCTTACCGAGCCTCGTGCGCGTGTTAAAGCATAGCCACCATGCGCAGCGTAGAGCTCGTCACACCCGGGCAACGCCGCTTGGCGAAGAAATTCAAAATAAAGCTCGCTTTGCTCCAGAAAAAAGGTATTGTTACTGGGCTGCTGCTGCATGTGTCACCGTGAATCGCTACATGTTTAGATTTCGATCCAAATATCGATACGACTCCTATCTCCTTGCACACAGTGATGTTCGGACCCTTTCAGTCCGCACTTTATTTTCAAAAACTTGGTTCAAGGAGACATCAAATGTCCAATCGCCAAACCGGTACCGTTAAGTGGTTCAACGATGAGAAAGGCTTCGGCTTCATCACTCCGCAATCCGGTGACGACCTCTTCGTACACTTCCGCGCCATCCAGGGCGACGGTTTCAAGAGCCTGAAAGAAGGCCAGCAAGTTTCCTTCGTCGCTACCCGCGGCCAGAAGGGCATGCAAGCTGAGGAAGTTCAGGTTATCTAACCTGAGTCTTCTCTGAAAAAGCCCCGCTTCGGCGGGGCTTTTTTATTCCTGCGATTTATCACCCGGACGCAGGCGGTGACGCTTGGCGCCACCGCCGCTACTGTTCAGTCCTCGGAAATCACGATCTTTGGCATCGACTGGGCGATGATCTGCCCGCTCTGCGCAATCCGAGCACCGACGGTACGCGCCACTTCCTGGTAGATCATCGCGATCTGGCTTTCCGGGTCGGCGATCACCGTCGGTTTGCCTGCATCCGCCTGGCTGCGGATCGCCATCGACAGCGGCAGCGATGCCAGCAGATCGACGTTGTACTGCGCTGCCAGCTTCTCACCACCACCCTCGCCGAACAGATGCTCCGCATGGCCGCAATTGGAGCAGATATGGATGGCCATGTTCTCCACCACACCAAGCACCGGAATGTTCACCTTGCGGAACATCTCTACGCCCTTCTTCGCGTCGAGCAGCGCTAGATCCTGCGGCGTGGTTACGATCACCGCACCGGCCACCGGGACCTTCTGCGCCAGCGTCAGCTGGATGTCGCCCGTTCCCGGCGGCATGTCCACCACCAGGTAATCGAGATCGTTCCAGGCAGTCTGGGTAATCAACTGCAGCAGCGCCCCGGACACCATCGGTCCGCGCCAGACCATCGGAGTCTTGTCGTCAGACAGGAACGCCATCGACATGACCTGCACGCCATGGGCTTCCAGCGGAATGAATGCCTTGCCATCGCGAATCTCTGGGCGAGTGCCCTCGGCAATGCCAAACATGATGCCCTGGCTCGGGCCATAGATATCGGCGTCCAGCACCCCCACCCGCGCACCTTCCCGCGCCAGCGCCAAAGCAAGATTGGCCGCCGTGGTGGATTTGCCGACGCCACCCTTACCCGATGCCACTGCGATGATGTTCTTCACATTCGCCAACGCGGGCACCTGATCCTGCGCTTTGTGCGCTCGGACTACGCAGTCGACCTGTACATCCGCGCGGCTTACACCTTCCAGCTGCTCGATTGCCATCGCCAACAGCTGCGCCCAGCCGCTGCGAAACAACCCAGCGGCATAACCCAACTCCAGCTGCACGCTGACCCGATCACCCTGTACGTCAATTGAACGCACGCAACCGGCGCTTACCGGATCCTGATTCAAATGGGGATCGGTGTACTGACGCAGTACGGTTTCCACAGCTTCACGGGTGACGGACATGGTTACTCCTAGAAAGACCGAGCAAATCAGACAGGCATCTTACCCCGCCCGCGAGTTCCGAGCCCACCGACGACCGGACGACACTGCTATAGCGGGGCGATCGGGCAGCGCGGATGAAAAATGCGCGCCGGACCTTTATAGTTGCAGACTTTCCTTCGCAATTCCGACTGCAGATTCCCATGTCCGAAGCTCGCCAGATTCTCGTTACCAGCGCCCTGCCCTACGCCAACGGTTCGATCCACCTCGGCCACATGCTCGAGTACATCCAGACCGACATGTGGGTGCGCTTCCAGAAGCTGCGCGGCAACCAGTGCATCTACGTCTGCGCCGACGACGCACATGGCTCGGCGATCATGCTGCGCGCTGAAAAGGAAGGCATAACGCCCGAACAACTGATCGCCAACGTGCAGGCCGAACACAGTGGCGACTTTGCCGACTTCCTGGTGGATTTCGACAACTTCCACTCCACCCATTCGGAAGAAAACCGCGAGCTGGCCGAGCTGATCTATACCCGCCTGCGCGACGTTGGCCACATCGCCACCCGCTCGGTGACCCAGTATTTCGACCCCGAGAAAGGCATGTTCCTCGCCGACCGTTTCATCAAGGGCACCTGCCCGAAGTGCGCGGCCGAGGACCAGTACGGCGACAACTGCGAGAAATGCGGCGCGACCTACGAGCCGACCGAGCTGAAACATCCGCGCTCGGCGATTTCCGGCGCCACGCCGGTGCTCAAGGACTCCAAGCACTTCTTCTTCAAGCTGCCGGACTTCGAGGCCATGCTCAAGCAATGGACCCGCGGCGGCGCGCTGCAGGAGTCGGTTGCCAACAAGATCGCCGAATGGCTCGACGGCGGGCTGCAAGAATGGGATATCTCCCGCGACGCGCCTTATTTCGGCTTTGAGATTCCGGGTGAGCCAGGCAAATACTTCTACGTCTGGCTGGACGCGCCGATCGGCTACATGGCCAGCTTCGAGAACCTGTGCAAGCGCCGCCCCGAGCTGAGCTTCGACACCTTCTGGAGCAAGGACTCGACTGCCGAGCTGTACCACTTCATCGGCAAGGACATCATCAACTTCCACACCCTGTTCTGGCCCGCCATGCTCGAAGGCGCCGGTTTCCGCAAGCCCACCGCCGTCAATGTCCACGGCTACCTGACCGTGAATGGGCAGAAGATGTCCAAGTCCCGTGGCACCTTCATCAAGGCGCGCACCTACCTCGACCATCTCAATCCCGAGTACCTGCGCTACTACTATGCGTCCAAGCTCGGCCGTGGCGTCGACGATCTCGACCTGAATCTCGAGGACTTCGTGCAGAAGGTCAATTCCGACCTGGTCGGCAAGGTGGTCAACATCGCCAGCCGCTGCGCGGGCTTCATCCACAAGGGTAATGGCGGAGTGATGGTCGATGCCAACCCTGAGCCCGAACTCTGGGCCGCCTTCCAGGAAGCTGCACCAGGTATCGCCGAGGCCTATGAAGCACGCGACTTCGCCCGCGCCATGCGCGAAATCATGGCGCTCGCTGACCGTGCCAACGCCTGGATCGCCGACAAGGCGCCCTGGGCTCTAAACAAGGTCGAAGGCAAGCAGGCCGAGGTGCAGGAAATCTGCGCCTTCGGTGTCAACCTGTTCCGCCAGCTGGTTATCTTCCTCAAGCCGGTGCTACCGAACCTTGCCGCCGCTGCCGAGCAGTTCCTCAATGTTAAGCCGCTGCGCTGGAACGATCACGCAACGCTGCTGGCCAATCACCAACTCAACGCCTTCACCCCACTGATGACTCGTATCGAGCCGGCGAAGATCGAAGCCATGATCGAAGCTTCCAAAGAAGACCTCGCCTCCAGCGAAGCCTCAGCTGCCCCGGCAGGCAATGGCGAACTAACCAAGCAACCGATCGCCACGGAAATCAACTTCGATGCGTTCGCCGCGGTCGATCTGCGTATTGCCCTGATCGAAAAGGCCGAGTTCGTCGAAGGCGCCGACAAGCTGCTACGCCTGACGCTGGACATCGGTGATGCCAAGCGCAACGTGTTCTCTGGCATCAAGAGCGCCTATCCAGATCCGGGCAAATTGGAAGGTCGTCTGACTCTCTACGTTGCCAACCTGGCGCCACGCAAGATGAAGTTCGGCATGTCCGAAGGCATGGTCCTGGCGGCGGGCCCTGGCGGCAGCGAGATCTACCTGCTGAGCCCCGATAACGGCGCCAAGCCGGGCCAACGCGTCATGTAAACCGGCTATTGCGTGCCGGCCTCGCGACCGGCACGCAATAGCCCGACGCTTAACGGAAACGCCATGAGCGAGCCTGTAGATTCTTCCCGCTGCCCACTCTGCGGCCAGCCCAACCAGTGCGGCGAATGCAACCCGACCGCGGCTCAGCCGTGCTGGTGCTTCAGCGCAGATATTGCCGACGATGCACTTGAGCGCATTCCTGCAGCCCTGCGGAACCGCGCCTGCATCTGCCCCCGCTGCGCCCGCGGCGAAACCGCAAACCCCGATGCGCCTTGACCGCTACCTCGGCAACCGCGCGCGCTTAAGCCGTCAGGATGTCCGGCGCCTAGTGGCCGACGGCCGAGTGATGGTCAACGGCAAAGTCAGCCAGGCCATGGACCAGGAAATTCGTGTCTTTGATCGCATCGAGCTGGAGGGAGAATCGCTGCAGGCCGGAAAGGCGGCCCGTTACCTGATGCTGCATAAGCCGGCAGGCTGCGTCAGCGCTACCCAGGATACGGCGCATCGCACCGTGCTGGACCTGATCGACGAACCGGACAAGCAGGACCTGCACATCGCCGGCCGTCTCGACTTCAATACCACCGGCCTTATGCTGCTCACCAACGACGGTCAGTGGTCCCGCCGCCTGACTCAACCAACCAGCCTGCAGGGCAAGGTCTACCTGGTTGAAACCGAAAACGAAATTGACCCAGCGTGCGTCGACGTTTTTGCCCGAGGCATGTACTTCCGTTTCGAAAACCTCACCACCCTTCCCGCCGAACTCGTGATACTCGCTTCAGACAAGGCCCGCCTCACCCTGCACGAGGGCCGCTACCATCAGGTCAAGCGCATGTTTGGCCACTTCAACAACAAGGTTACCGCCCTGCACCGCGAAAGCATGGGCCCTCTGATGCTGGACCCAGCACTTGAGCCGGGCCGGTATCGATCGCTGACTGACCACGAGATCGCGCAAATCTAGGCCGTTTTCGCCTGCCAGCCAGAAAAACCCGGGGTCGCCCTTCATTTCACCCAAACCTTCTGGTACAAAGGCACCCCTGAGCGGGCGTCGTATAATGGCATTACCTGAGCTTCCCAAGCTCATGACGAGGGTTCGATTCCCTTCGCCCGCTCCAGACACCTATCGTTAAGGCCCTGTTTTTACAGGGCTTTTTCGTTTCTGGCTTTTGGTGGTGTCGAAAAAGTGTCGAAAGCAGCATACAACCCTGCCTTAAGACGCAACCATTTCAGGAATTCTGGGAAAGACTTCCTGCCCCTGCGACCAAGCACTGAGCGCGCCCTCATCCGTCAATGCCACAAGCAATGCCTGCCCGAACTCGTGCGGAATGGATGAAAGACCCTTACCTTCGTACGCCAACCCGACACTATGGCCGATAGCCGCAGTCATCGTCACTAGGGCGTCAGCCTCGGGAATTGATGCGAGGTGTTCTTTACATGGCTCAATATCTATCGAGTTGAACTTGCGACACATGAACGGTCGGTAACTGTAAATTGAGCAAATGCCATCCTTCAGCAACGGACATGGGATTTTGTAATCCTCCATCCGCACCCCGTAGGCCTTTACCGCATGATGCTCAAGCGCCTCAATTAGCTGCGGCAAATCGTCAGGCTTGTTTTCTTTCAATTTCTTCGCAATATAAAAAGCTTCAGCCGGCAAAACCTCCACCCTGGTAGAGCAACAGTGGTTGCATCCCTTGCCGCAAGCGAACCTTACTCCCTGCCTCTTGACGTCATCGACAGCGTCTTCCGCATCACGATGTAGAGTCGCCACCAAATTTACGGCAAAGATAAGGCTCCCGTTCTCGCGAAGCTTCTTCTTGTATTTCTTGAGCGTTGCTTTTTCGTACTTTTGAAAAAGCATGGCCCTTTGCATCTCGTTCATAAATTTCCCTTTCGTTAATGATCGAACCTGACCAACAGCGGATAAGGTAAAGCGAAACGCCATTACTGCAACCCACCCAAGGGGCTCAGCCTAATGGCGTCGCTCAAATGCTCAGGCGCAAGGTGTGCATAGCGCATTGTCATGTTCAGCGACGCATGGCCCAGGATCTCCTTCAGCGTCACGATATGGCCACCGCCCAT includes:
- the apbC gene encoding iron-sulfur cluster carrier protein ApbC, whose protein sequence is MSVTREAVETVLRQYTDPHLNQDPVSAGCVRSIDVQGDRVSVQLELGYAAGLFRSGWAQLLAMAIEQLEGVSRADVQVDCVVRAHKAQDQVPALANVKNIIAVASGKGGVGKSTTAANLALALAREGARVGVLDADIYGPSQGIMFGIAEGTRPEIRDGKAFIPLEAHGVQVMSMAFLSDDKTPMVWRGPMVSGALLQLITQTAWNDLDYLVVDMPPGTGDIQLTLAQKVPVAGAVIVTTPQDLALLDAKKGVEMFRKVNIPVLGVVENMAIHICSNCGHAEHLFGEGGGEKLAAQYNVDLLASLPLSMAIRSQADAGKPTVIADPESQIAMIYQEVARTVGARIAQSGQIIAQSMPKIVISED
- a CDS encoding YkgJ family cysteine cluster protein produces the protein MNEMQRAMLFQKYEKATLKKYKKKLRENGSLIFAVNLVATLHRDAEDAVDDVKRQGVRFACGKGCNHCCSTRVEVLPAEAFYIAKKLKENKPDDLPQLIEALEHHAVKAYGVRMEDYKIPCPLLKDGICSIYSYRPFMCRKFNSIDIEPCKEHLASIPEADALVTMTAAIGHSVGLAYEGKGLSSIPHEFGQALLVALTDEGALSAWSQGQEVFPRIPEMVAS
- a CDS encoding cytochrome c3 family protein, with the translated sequence MKSIKSFFKRYWGVLRRPSVHYSLGALTLGGFIAGIIFWGGFNTALEATNTEAFCISCHEMEDNVYMEIKDTIHYSNRSGVRATCPDCHVPHKWTDKIARKMQASKEVWGTIFGTINTREKFLDKRRELAEHEWARLKANDSLECRNCHDFGFMDFTRQGKRASEFHSTALANGEATCIDCHKGIAHKLPDMRGVPGW
- the metG gene encoding methionine--tRNA ligase; its protein translation is MSEARQILVTSALPYANGSIHLGHMLEYIQTDMWVRFQKLRGNQCIYVCADDAHGSAIMLRAEKEGITPEQLIANVQAEHSGDFADFLVDFDNFHSTHSEENRELAELIYTRLRDVGHIATRSVTQYFDPEKGMFLADRFIKGTCPKCAAEDQYGDNCEKCGATYEPTELKHPRSAISGATPVLKDSKHFFFKLPDFEAMLKQWTRGGALQESVANKIAEWLDGGLQEWDISRDAPYFGFEIPGEPGKYFYVWLDAPIGYMASFENLCKRRPELSFDTFWSKDSTAELYHFIGKDIINFHTLFWPAMLEGAGFRKPTAVNVHGYLTVNGQKMSKSRGTFIKARTYLDHLNPEYLRYYYASKLGRGVDDLDLNLEDFVQKVNSDLVGKVVNIASRCAGFIHKGNGGVMVDANPEPELWAAFQEAAPGIAEAYEARDFARAMREIMALADRANAWIADKAPWALNKVEGKQAEVQEICAFGVNLFRQLVIFLKPVLPNLAAAAEQFLNVKPLRWNDHATLLANHQLNAFTPLMTRIEPAKIEAMIEASKEDLASSEASAAPAGNGELTKQPIATEINFDAFAAVDLRIALIEKAEFVEGADKLLRLTLDIGDAKRNVFSGIKSAYPDPGKLEGRLTLYVANLAPRKMKFGMSEGMVLAAGPGGSEIYLLSPDNGAKPGQRVM
- a CDS encoding pseudouridine synthase; protein product: MRLDRYLGNRARLSRQDVRRLVADGRVMVNGKVSQAMDQEIRVFDRIELEGESLQAGKAARYLMLHKPAGCVSATQDTAHRTVLDLIDEPDKQDLHIAGRLDFNTTGLMLLTNDGQWSRRLTQPTSLQGKVYLVETENEIDPACVDVFARGMYFRFENLTTLPAELVILASDKARLTLHEGRYHQVKRMFGHFNNKVTALHRESMGPLMLDPALEPGRYRSLTDHEIAQI
- the dcd gene encoding dCTP deaminase, giving the protein MSIKSDKWIRRMAQEHGMIEPFVERQVRTEGNDRLISYGVSSYGYDVRCADEFKVFTNINSATVDPKNFDEKSFVDIKSDVCIIPPNSFALARTVEYFRIPRNVLTICLGKSTYARCGIIVNVTPLEPEWEGHVTLEFSNTTTLPAKIYANEGVAQMLFLESDEECEVSYRDRGGKYQGQRGVTLPKA
- a CDS encoding cysteine-rich CWC family protein; the encoded protein is MSEPVDSSRCPLCGQPNQCGECNPTAAQPCWCFSADIADDALERIPAALRNRACICPRCARGETANPDAP
- a CDS encoding nitrate reductase cytochrome c-type subunit yields the protein MKFRLLPLTLLAVFGLAIAAETNYPLDAPAPDGRRPGGTITQEFTPPKLHDEENKDIRRERNYPEQPPTIPHSIRGYHVDKNANKCLSCHSRANSARAQAPMISITHYTDRDQQTLAAVAPRRYFCTQCHVPQHDVKPLVENRFKNIDELLYRETSPSTSGN
- a CDS encoding cold-shock protein; the protein is MSNRQTGTVKWFNDEKGFGFITPQSGDDLFVHFRAIQGDGFKSLKEGQQVSFVATRGQKGMQAEEVQVI